The window GAATAGGCCGAGAAATCGCAGTAGATCTGCACCGCATAGCCATAGGCGGCGAGCAGCAGATCGAGGCTGGAGTGCGCCGCCGGATCGAAGAAGACCGGATCGACGAGGTTGACCGACAATTCGGACGCGACGACCGCCTTCTTGAACAGCCCCCACACGATCAGCAGCAGCGCCATCGCGATCATGTCGCGGTTGAGCCGGGGCGTCTTTTCGAACTGCGGCAGCAGATCGGACGCGCGCACGATGGGGCCGGCCACGAGGTGCGGGAAAAAGCTCATCAACAAAGTGATGTCGAGCAGCCCCGCCGCGCGCACCCGCCCGCGATAAACGTCGATCAGGTAGGACATGCCCTGGAAGGTGAAGAAGGACACGCCGACCGGCAGCACGATCTGCATCAGCGGCAGATCGCGCGCCATCCCCCAGCTGCCCAACAGGACGCCCAACTGCTCCAGGAAGAAGTCGTAATATTTGAAGAAGCCGAGGATGCCGAGATTGGCGATCACCCCCAACGTCACGACCGTCTTCTGCGTACCGCGCGTATCGGCCGCGTAGATCAGCCGCGCCGCGCCCCAGTTGAGGAAGGCCGAGGCGATCAGGAGGGCGACGAAGCGCCAGTCCCACGCGCCGTAGAACACCCAGCTGCCGAGCAGCAGCAGGATCTTGCGCCACTCGTTCGATCCGGACACGGCCCAGATGATCGCGAAGGCCGCGAGGAAGAACAGCCCGAAGTCGAGCGTCGGAAAGAGCATCTAGCGGACCGCGCCGGCTGCGGCGTCGAGATCGGTCTGGAGCCGCGTCGCGATCTCCTGCCCGCCCAGGCTGTTGAAGTGGACATAGTCGCCGCGCATCCGGGTCGGCTGCAGCTTGACCCAGCTGACCGCGGTGCAGCGCCCGCCCATGCGCGCTTCCCAATCCCAGAAGCCGAGGCGCAGTTGCTGCGCGACGCGGCGCTGCACGTCGCGAACCATCTTGAGGCCGGCGGGCGGGAAAAGCGGCCGCGCGGTGATCGACCAGCCGATCTGGGTCGGTTGCGTGACCGGGGGCGGCGCCAGCACCGGCGCGGTTGCGGGCGGCGGCGTGGTGATCATCCGGCGGCCGTCGACCGTCTGGGTCGCCTGCGCCTCCAGCTCACCCAAAATATCCTCGATGCTGTCGGGCGCGGCCTGCGAAGGCGGCGGCGTCTGCGCGACGGGCGCGGTGGGCGGCAGCGGCGCGGGCTCGAGGCAGGGCGCGGGCGTCACGGTCGGCGCGTTGGAGAGCAGTTCGCTGCGCCGGGTCAGCGCATCGGGGGCGCCCAGCAGCAGGATCGGCACACGCCCCGCCAGGCGGCGGATGCGGCCGATCTGGGTGCGCAGGGTGATCTCATATTCCTGCGGCGCGATGCGCGGCGCGAAGCCTTCATTGGTGCCGAAGGCGACGACGATCAGGTCAGGATCGTAACTGCGCAGCTCCTCCGCAACGACGGCATCGTCGTTGCGCGAGAAGTGGACGAGTTGCGATCCGACCACGCCGACATTGGACAGGGCGACCCCGCCCGCGTCGCGGAAGCTGGCCCAGCTGGTGATCGTGACGGGATTGCCTTCCGCCACCACCGACACCGCGACCTGCGGGCTATCGAAGGTCAGCTCCTTGCATTCGGGGCGCGAGAGGAAGGCGTTGAGGTCCATCCGCTCGGTCTTGCCGCCGATGCTGATCGCCAGCGTGCCCGCCCCCGGCTGCGCGAGCGCACAGACGACGAAGCGATCGAACTGTTCGTTGGCGCCGGCGACCATCGAGATGCGCGCGCCGTCGCGGGTCGATGTCAGGCTGTAGGCCGACAGGCCGATCGGCGGACGCGGCGATTGCGATCCGGGGCCGAAGATCGACGCGATCGACCAGCCGTCCGACATGTCGACGCTCACGCCACGCGGATTGTATCCGTTGAACGGCTTGCCCGGCGGCATCACGCCGCGTCCGCCGCTGCCGTAGCGCGCCTGGAGCATTTCGCGCCACGCGCCGGTGATCGCATCGCCCGCCGTATGGCTGTCGCCGATCTGGAGGATATGAACGGGCTTGCCCGAACGGCCGCGCGAGGTCGCCAGCTTTTCGAAATAGGATTTGAGCGCCGGATAGCCGCACAGGCCGCCCGCACAATCGGCGGTGACGGCAGGCGTAGCGGCAGCCGCCGCGGCAAGGGCGAGCA is drawn from Sphingomonas crocodyli and contains these coding sequences:
- a CDS encoding MBOAT family O-acyltransferase yields the protein MLFPTLDFGLFFLAAFAIIWAVSGSNEWRKILLLLGSWVFYGAWDWRFVALLIASAFLNWGAARLIYAADTRGTQKTVVTLGVIANLGILGFFKYYDFFLEQLGVLLGSWGMARDLPLMQIVLPVGVSFFTFQGMSYLIDVYRGRVRAAGLLDITLLMSFFPHLVAGPIVRASDLLPQFEKTPRLNRDMIAMALLLIVWGLFKKAVVASELSVNLVDPVFFDPAAHSSLDLLLAAYGYAVQIYCDFSAYSDMAIGIAALFGYRFPRNFNQPYRAQSLQDFWRRWHISLSSWLRDYLYIGLGGNRGGLFGQCRNILITMLLGGFWHGAKWTFLIWGGLHGGVQVIETLWRKAGLPGLPKLLAILVTFHIVTLGWIFFRADTFDGAISFIGGMAGGDWRNTMTTPLLAGLMVLGMAFHFTPPGLAQGVALRLRLMPAWALGLLTAVAIIVIDAMRYEGVAPFIYYQF
- a CDS encoding SGNH/GDSL hydrolase family protein yields the protein MMSLLALAAAAAATPAVTADCAGGLCGYPALKSYFEKLATSRGRSGKPVHILQIGDSHTAGDAITGAWREMLQARYGSGGRGVMPPGKPFNGYNPRGVSVDMSDGWSIASIFGPGSQSPRPPIGLSAYSLTSTRDGARISMVAGANEQFDRFVVCALAQPGAGTLAISIGGKTERMDLNAFLSRPECKELTFDSPQVAVSVVAEGNPVTITSWASFRDAGGVALSNVGVVGSQLVHFSRNDDAVVAEELRSYDPDLIVVAFGTNEGFAPRIAPQEYEITLRTQIGRIRRLAGRVPILLLGAPDALTRRSELLSNAPTVTPAPCLEPAPLPPTAPVAQTPPPSQAAPDSIEDILGELEAQATQTVDGRRMITTPPPATAPVLAPPPVTQPTQIGWSITARPLFPPAGLKMVRDVQRRVAQQLRLGFWDWEARMGGRCTAVSWVKLQPTRMRGDYVHFNSLGGQEIATRLQTDLDAAAGAVR